A genome region from Pseudomonas sp. N3-W includes the following:
- a CDS encoding ABC transporter permease, whose protein sequence is MIELLQEYWKPFLYTDGYHITGLAMTMWLLSASIFIGFLVSIPLSIARVSPNFYVRWPVQFYTYLFRGTPLYIQLLICYTGIYSLAAVRAQPVLDAFFRDAMNCTILAFALNTCAYTTEIFAGAIRSMNHGEVEAAKAYGLTGWKLYAYVIMPSALRRSLPYYSNEVILMLHSTTVAFTATIPDILKVARDANSATFLTFQSFGIAALIYLTVTFALVGLFRLAERRWLAFLGPTH, encoded by the coding sequence ATGATCGAACTCTTGCAGGAATACTGGAAACCTTTCCTTTATACCGACGGCTACCACATTACCGGCCTGGCGATGACCATGTGGCTGCTCAGCGCCTCGATCTTCATCGGCTTCCTGGTGTCGATCCCGCTGTCCATCGCCCGGGTCTCACCGAACTTCTACGTGCGCTGGCCGGTGCAGTTCTACACTTACCTGTTCCGCGGCACGCCGCTCTACATCCAGCTGCTGATCTGCTACACCGGCATCTACAGCCTCGCCGCCGTGCGCGCGCAACCGGTACTGGATGCATTTTTTCGCGATGCGATGAACTGCACTATCCTGGCCTTTGCCCTGAACACCTGCGCCTACACCACGGAGATTTTCGCCGGGGCGATTCGCAGCATGAACCACGGTGAAGTCGAAGCGGCCAAGGCCTATGGTCTGACAGGCTGGAAGCTGTATGCCTACGTAATCATGCCTTCAGCCCTGCGTCGCTCGTTGCCTTATTACAGCAACGAAGTGATTCTGATGCTGCACTCGACCACCGTGGCGTTCACCGCGACCATCCCGGACATCCTGAAAGTCGCTCGGGACGCCAACTCGGCGACCTTCCTGACCTTTCAGTCGTTCGGCATCGCCGCACTGATCTACCTGACCGTGACCTTCGCGCTGGTCGGCCTGTTCCGCCTCGCCGAACGGCGATGGCTGGCCTTCCTCGGGCCGACCCACTAG
- the dcd gene encoding dCTP deaminase, translating to MSIKSDKWIRRMAQEHGMIEPFVERQMRGEGAERLISYGVSSYGYDVRCADEFKVFTNINSATVDPKNFDEKSFVDVKSDVCIIPPNSFALARTVEFFRIPRNVLTICLGKSTYARCGIIVNVTPLEPEWEGHVTLEFSNTTTLPAKIYANEGVAQMLFFESDEECEVSYKDRGGKYQGQRGVTLPRT from the coding sequence ATGAGCATCAAATCGGACAAGTGGATTCGCCGCATGGCGCAAGAGCACGGCATGATCGAGCCCTTTGTAGAGCGCCAGATGCGTGGCGAAGGCGCCGAGCGGCTGATTTCCTATGGTGTGTCGAGCTACGGCTACGACGTGCGTTGCGCCGATGAATTCAAGGTGTTCACCAACATCAATTCGGCGACCGTCGATCCGAAAAACTTCGATGAAAAGAGCTTCGTTGACGTCAAGAGCGACGTCTGCATCATCCCTCCTAACTCCTTCGCCCTGGCGCGTACCGTGGAATTCTTCCGCATTCCGCGCAACGTGCTGACGATTTGCCTGGGTAAAAGCACCTACGCCCGCTGCGGCATTATCGTCAACGTGACGCCGCTCGAGCCCGAGTGGGAAGGGCATGTGACCCTGGAATTCTCCAACACCACTACCTTGCCGGCGAAAATCTACGCCAACGAAGGCGTCGCACAGATGCTGTTCTTCGAATCCGATGAAGAATGCGAAGTCTCCTACAAGGACCGTGGTGGCAAGTACCAGGGCCAGCGCGGCGTCACCCTGCCACGCACCTGA
- the pdeM gene encoding ligase-associated DNA damage response endonuclease PdeM, with the protein MSTPYPVRLAGEALWLLPEKAIYWPAQQALLIADVHFGKAAAYRSLGQPVPQGTTASNIAVLDGLLAALPCRQLIFLGDFLHGPGSHATATLNALAQWRARHADLPMTLIRGNHDKRAGDPPLSLNIRVVPEPLLVGPFALQHEPAPHPDRHVLAGHVHPVYRLNGRGRQSLRLACFRLGLDVSLLPAFGAFTGGFQVERNDRSRIFVIGDNEIWPVS; encoded by the coding sequence ATGAGTACGCCATACCCTGTGCGACTGGCCGGTGAAGCACTGTGGCTGCTGCCGGAAAAAGCCATTTACTGGCCCGCACAACAAGCCTTGCTGATCGCCGATGTGCATTTCGGCAAGGCCGCCGCTTATCGAAGCCTCGGCCAACCCGTGCCGCAGGGCACCACCGCCAGCAATATCGCCGTGCTGGACGGATTGCTGGCGGCCCTGCCCTGTCGCCAACTGATTTTTCTTGGGGACTTTCTTCATGGGCCTGGCTCCCATGCCACGGCCACGTTGAACGCCTTGGCCCAGTGGCGCGCGCGACACGCGGATCTGCCGATGACGCTGATTCGCGGCAACCACGACAAGCGCGCGGGCGACCCGCCTTTATCGCTGAACATCCGGGTGGTGCCCGAGCCGTTGCTGGTCGGGCCATTCGCCTTGCAGCACGAACCGGCGCCGCATCCGGACCGGCATGTGCTGGCAGGACACGTGCATCCGGTCTATCGACTCAATGGCCGGGGTCGGCAAAGTTTGCGACTGGCGTGTTTCCGGCTGGGCCTGGACGTCAGCCTGCTACCGGCGTTCGGCGCCTTTACCGGCGGCTTTCAGGTCGAACGAAATGACCGCAGCAGGATTTTTGTCATTGGCGATAACGAAATATGGCCAGTCAGCTGA
- a CDS encoding cold-shock protein, translating into MSNRQTGTVKWFNDEKGFGFITPQSGDDLFVHFKAIQSDGFKSLKEGQQVSFIATRGQKGMQAEEVQVI; encoded by the coding sequence ATGTCTAATCGCCAAACCGGTACCGTTAAGTGGTTCAACGATGAAAAAGGCTTCGGCTTCATCACTCCACAATCCGGTGACGACCTGTTCGTTCACTTCAAAGCTATCCAATCCGACGGCTTCAAAAGCCTGAAAGAAGGCCAACAGGTTTCTTTCATCGCTACCCGCGGTCAGAAAGGCATGCAAGCTGAAGAAGTTCAAGTTATCTAA
- a CDS encoding DUF481 domain-containing protein has protein sequence MLSRTLLCLAVVSASTPLLADTVWLKNGDKLSGKITVFDGGKLLIQTPYAGAVSIDWKQVKTLESDQELLVKQDAYSGEKAKSLKAAEDGKVTLANGEAPKTVELASVQQILKPKPVIEDLVWKGNVDLALDYQRAERDTDDYDIGFKTSARHGQWRHTAQGEYNREFQDDVVTTDNWRAEYSLDRFLTEHWFWQGRLSYKRDHVEDLSRQRVVGTGPGYQFWDDELGAFSLGSLLNRTDYEYRDGGKDNFYSVAMKWSYNRYLIGKRVEFFTNGEVGKPLSDVANFSLDSEVGLRYKVTDWASLNLKAERDIISGTKDADLNKTRYTAGFGVAW, from the coding sequence ATGTTGTCCAGAACCTTGCTGTGCCTCGCTGTTGTCAGTGCGTCCACCCCCTTGCTTGCCGATACCGTCTGGTTGAAAAACGGTGACAAGTTGAGCGGCAAGATCACGGTTTTCGATGGCGGCAAACTGTTGATCCAGACCCCCTACGCGGGTGCCGTTTCCATCGACTGGAAGCAAGTCAAGACTCTGGAGAGTGATCAGGAGTTACTGGTCAAGCAGGATGCGTACAGCGGCGAGAAAGCCAAATCGTTGAAAGCGGCCGAGGATGGCAAGGTGACCCTGGCCAACGGCGAGGCACCGAAGACTGTCGAATTGGCGAGTGTCCAGCAGATACTCAAGCCCAAGCCTGTGATCGAGGATCTGGTGTGGAAGGGCAATGTCGATCTGGCGCTCGACTATCAGCGTGCGGAAAGGGACACCGACGACTACGACATCGGTTTCAAAACCTCGGCACGTCATGGCCAATGGCGACACACCGCGCAAGGCGAGTACAACCGTGAGTTCCAGGATGACGTGGTCACCACCGACAACTGGCGCGCCGAATATTCCCTCGACCGTTTCCTGACCGAGCATTGGTTCTGGCAGGGGCGCCTGAGCTACAAGCGCGACCATGTCGAAGATCTGTCTCGTCAGCGTGTAGTCGGTACGGGTCCGGGTTATCAGTTCTGGGACGATGAGCTGGGCGCGTTCTCTCTCGGCTCTCTGCTCAACCGCACCGATTACGAATACCGGGATGGCGGCAAGGACAACTTCTATTCCGTGGCCATGAAGTGGAGCTACAACCGCTACCTGATTGGCAAGCGCGTCGAATTCTTCACCAATGGCGAGGTAGGTAAGCCGCTGTCGGACGTGGCCAATTTCTCCCTCGATTCCGAGGTGGGCCTGCGCTACAAGGTGACGGACTGGGCTTCGCTCAATCTCAAGGCCGAGCGCGACATCATCAGCGGGACCAAGGATGCCGATTTGAACAAGACCCGTTATACGGCAGGGTTTGGGGTGGCTTGGTAA
- a CDS encoding succinylglutamate desuccinylase/aspartoacylase family protein, whose protein sequence is MRHQIHDLLAPLPGTARQIHSFHFGPATAKGKIYIQSSLHADEMPGMLVAWHLKQRLKELEAAGRLHSQIVLVPVANPVGLEQVLMDVPLGRYEMESGQNFNRWFVDLSEEVGNQIEGRLDDDPQHNLELIRASLRQALARQTAATQLQSQRLTLQRLACDADMVLDLHCDFEAVAHLYTTPEAWPQVEPLARYIGAEASLLATDSGGQSFDECFTLLWWQLKERFGEQFNIPLGSFSVTVELRGQGDVNHPLASLDCQALIDYLIHFGAIAGEPAALPDLPYPATPLAGVEPVSTPVGGLLVFCALPGEYLEAGQLVAEIIDPIHDRVTPVHCTAAGLMYARSLRRMATAGMVIAHVAGTEAYRSGYLLSP, encoded by the coding sequence ATGCGCCACCAGATTCATGACCTGCTGGCCCCTCTGCCGGGGACCGCACGACAGATCCACAGTTTTCACTTCGGCCCCGCGACGGCCAAAGGCAAGATCTACATCCAGTCATCCCTGCATGCCGACGAAATGCCCGGCATGCTGGTAGCCTGGCACCTCAAGCAGCGCCTGAAGGAGCTGGAAGCTGCCGGCCGCCTGCACAGCCAGATCGTGCTGGTGCCGGTCGCCAACCCGGTCGGCCTCGAACAAGTATTGATGGATGTGCCGCTGGGCCGTTACGAGATGGAAAGCGGGCAGAACTTCAACCGCTGGTTTGTCGACCTGAGTGAAGAAGTCGGCAATCAGATCGAAGGTCGGCTGGATGATGATCCTCAGCACAACCTCGAATTGATTCGCGCCAGCCTGCGTCAGGCCCTGGCCCGGCAGACCGCCGCCACGCAACTGCAATCCCAGCGCCTGACCCTGCAACGGCTGGCCTGCGATGCGGACATGGTGCTGGACCTGCATTGCGATTTCGAAGCCGTCGCGCACCTGTACACCACGCCTGAGGCGTGGCCGCAGGTCGAGCCGCTGGCGCGCTACATCGGTGCCGAGGCGAGCCTGCTGGCCACCGATTCCGGCGGTCAGTCGTTCGATGAATGCTTCACCCTGCTGTGGTGGCAGTTGAAGGAGCGCTTCGGCGAACAGTTCAACATTCCACTGGGCAGTTTCTCGGTGACCGTCGAGTTGCGCGGTCAGGGCGACGTCAATCACCCGCTGGCCAGCCTCGACTGCCAGGCGCTGATCGACTACCTGATTCACTTCGGCGCCATCGCCGGCGAACCGGCCGCGCTGCCCGACCTGCCCTACCCGGCCACGCCGCTGGCCGGCGTCGAGCCAGTATCAACGCCCGTAGGCGGACTACTGGTGTTCTGTGCGCTGCCGGGGGAATACCTCGAAGCCGGACAACTGGTCGCCGAAATCATCGACCCGATCCATGATCGCGTCACCCCTGTTCATTGCACCGCCGCCGGCCTGATGTATGCCCGCTCGCTGCGGCGCATGGCCACTGCCGGCATGGTGATCGCCCACGTCGCGGGCACCGAAGCCTATCGCAGCGGCTACCTACTTTCGCCTTGA
- a CDS encoding ligase-associated DNA damage response DEXH box helicase, whose amino-acid sequence MGTSPDYAKQWFRARGWKPFDFQKKVWAAVKRGESGLLHASTGAGKTYAVWFAALNRFASSVPPVETSRKRKPPAEPLTVLWITPMRALAADTARALEAPLGDLQIPWSVGLRTGDTSGSERARQSRRLPTTLITTPESLTLLLARADAQTALATLRMVVVDEWHELLGNKRGVQLQLALARLRRWNPELIVWGVSATIGNQAHAEQVLIPQGGGLSVQGKTDKTLRVDTLLPPVIERFPWAGHIGLKMLPQVVAEIEASPGSLVFTNTRAQSEIWYQALLEARPDWAGLIALHHSSLSRDTRDWVERALKDGQLKAVVCTSSLDLGVDFLPVERVLQIGSAKGVARLMQRAGRSGHAPGRVSRVTLVPTHSLELIEAAAAQDAVAQRHIEPRESPHKPLDVLVQHLVSMALGGGFLPDELYEEVRGAWAYRDLTPEDWIWALAFVRHGGLSLTAYPDYRRVEPDEHGVWRVPDARLARRHRMSIGTIVSDASIQLKFWSKGGGGKQLGSVEEGFIARLKPGDGFLFGGRLLELVRVENMTAYVKRSTAKKAAVPRWNGGRMPLSSELASAVVSRFSAAAQGRFEGPEMQALRPLLAVQQHDSGLPTDSTLLAEALKSREGWHLFLYPFAGRQVHLGLASLLAWRVSQRQAVTFSIAVNDYGLELLSATPVDWAQQLNPELLSPEHLLTDVLASLNAGELALRRFREIARIAGLVFAGHPGAPKSTRQVQASSGLFFEVFKQYDAGNLLLAQAGEEVLREELDIRRLEQTLERINRLKLDLHQIKRPTPLGFPLLVERFRESMSSEKLADRIRRMVSDLEKTADSGKA is encoded by the coding sequence ATGGGCACTTCCCCCGACTACGCAAAACAATGGTTCCGCGCCCGCGGCTGGAAGCCGTTCGACTTTCAGAAAAAGGTGTGGGCGGCCGTCAAGCGCGGCGAGTCCGGGCTGCTGCATGCCAGCACCGGCGCCGGCAAAACCTATGCGGTGTGGTTTGCCGCACTCAACCGCTTCGCCTCTTCTGTCCCTCCAGTTGAAACATCGCGCAAGCGCAAACCACCCGCAGAACCGCTGACCGTCCTGTGGATAACCCCCATGCGCGCCCTGGCTGCCGACACCGCTCGTGCGCTGGAGGCGCCGCTGGGCGACTTGCAGATCCCCTGGAGCGTCGGCCTGCGCACCGGCGACACCAGCGGCAGCGAGCGTGCACGCCAGAGTCGGCGTCTGCCCACAACACTGATCACCACCCCGGAAAGCCTGACCCTGCTGCTCGCCCGCGCCGATGCGCAAACGGCATTGGCGACGCTGCGCATGGTGGTGGTTGACGAATGGCACGAGCTGCTCGGCAACAAACGCGGCGTGCAGCTGCAACTGGCCCTGGCCCGCCTGCGTCGCTGGAACCCGGAACTGATCGTCTGGGGCGTGTCGGCCACCATCGGCAATCAGGCCCACGCCGAACAGGTGCTGATCCCGCAGGGCGGCGGCCTCAGCGTGCAGGGCAAGACCGACAAGACGCTGCGGGTCGACACCCTGCTGCCGCCCGTCATCGAGCGTTTCCCCTGGGCCGGGCACATCGGCCTGAAGATGTTGCCGCAGGTGGTCGCCGAGATCGAGGCCAGCCCCGGCAGCCTGGTGTTCACCAACACCCGCGCCCAATCGGAGATCTGGTATCAGGCCCTGCTTGAGGCGCGCCCAGACTGGGCCGGCTTGATCGCCTTGCATCACAGCTCGCTGTCACGGGACACCCGCGACTGGGTGGAGCGGGCGCTCAAGGACGGCCAACTCAAAGCGGTGGTCTGCACCTCCAGTCTGGACTTGGGTGTGGATTTCCTGCCGGTAGAGCGGGTGCTGCAAATCGGCTCGGCCAAAGGCGTGGCGCGGCTGATGCAACGGGCCGGACGCTCGGGCCACGCGCCAGGACGCGTGTCACGGGTAACGCTGGTGCCGACCCACAGCCTGGAGTTGATCGAGGCTGCCGCCGCGCAGGACGCGGTAGCCCAGCGACACATCGAACCGCGCGAGTCACCGCATAAACCACTGGATGTGCTGGTGCAGCATCTGGTCAGCATGGCGCTGGGCGGCGGTTTTCTGCCCGATGAGTTGTACGAAGAAGTACGCGGCGCCTGGGCTTATCGTGACCTGACACCCGAAGACTGGATCTGGGCGCTGGCTTTCGTACGCCACGGCGGGCTTTCCCTGACAGCCTACCCGGACTATCGCCGGGTCGAACCGGATGAACACGGCGTGTGGCGTGTGCCCGATGCACGTTTGGCTCGGCGGCATCGCATGAGCATCGGTACCATCGTCAGCGACGCGAGCATCCAGTTGAAGTTCTGGAGCAAGGGCGGTGGTGGCAAACAGTTGGGCAGTGTCGAAGAAGGCTTTATTGCGCGGCTCAAACCGGGTGACGGCTTCCTCTTTGGCGGCCGGCTGCTGGAGCTGGTTCGGGTAGAAAACATGACCGCCTATGTCAAACGCAGCACCGCGAAAAAAGCCGCAGTGCCACGCTGGAATGGCGGGCGCATGCCGCTGTCCAGCGAATTGGCCAGTGCAGTGGTCAGCCGTTTCAGCGCAGCGGCGCAGGGCCGGTTCGAGGGGCCGGAAATGCAGGCCCTGCGGCCGCTCCTGGCTGTGCAACAACACGACTCCGGCTTGCCGACCGACAGCACGCTGCTGGCCGAAGCGCTGAAGTCGCGCGAAGGCTGGCACCTTTTTCTCTATCCCTTCGCTGGCCGTCAGGTGCATCTGGGGCTGGCGAGTTTGCTGGCGTGGCGCGTCAGCCAGCGCCAGGCAGTGACGTTTTCCATCGCGGTCAACGATTACGGGCTGGAACTGCTCAGCGCCACCCCTGTTGACTGGGCGCAGCAACTGAATCCCGAACTGTTGAGCCCGGAACACTTGTTGACGGATGTACTCGCCAGCCTGAATGCGGGCGAACTCGCGTTGCGCCGTTTTCGTGAAATTGCGCGCATTGCCGGACTGGTGTTCGCCGGCCATCCCGGCGCGCCGAAAAGCACCCGCCAGGTGCAAGCGTCGAGCGGATTGTTTTTTGAAGTGTTCAAACAATACGACGCCGGCAATCTACTGCTGGCTCAGGCCGGGGAAGAAGTCCTGCGCGAAGAACTGGATATTCGTCGCCTGGAACAGACGCTGGAGCGCATCAATCGCTTGAAACTGGACCTGCATCAGATCAAACGTCCTACACCGCTGGGGTTTCCGCTGCTGGTGGAACGCTTTCGCGAGAGCATGAGTTCGGAAAAACTCGCCGACCGTATCCGGCGCATGGTCAGCGATCTTGAAAAAACCGCCGACTCAGGAAAAGCCTGA
- a CDS encoding transporter substrate-binding domain-containing protein produces the protein MKKALLTLSALALCMAAGSALAKEYKELRFGVDPSYAPFESKAADGSLVGFDIDLGNAICAELKVKCKWVESDFDGMIPGLKANKFDGVISSMTVTQAREKVIDFSSELFSGPTSFVSKKGSGITTDVASLKGKKVGYEQGTIQEAYAKAVLDKAGVTTQAYANQDQVYADLTSGRLDASIQDMLQAELGFLKSPQGADYEVSKPVDDPLLPAKTAVGISKGNKDLKALLDKGIKALHDDGTYATIQKKHFGDLNLYSGK, from the coding sequence ATGAAAAAAGCATTGCTGACCCTTTCTGCACTGGCGTTGTGCATGGCCGCCGGCTCCGCGCTGGCCAAGGAATACAAAGAGCTGCGTTTTGGCGTTGACCCTTCTTATGCACCGTTCGAGTCCAAAGCAGCCGACGGCAGCCTGGTGGGCTTCGACATCGACCTGGGCAACGCGATCTGCGCCGAGCTGAAGGTCAAGTGCAAATGGGTCGAAAGCGACTTTGACGGCATGATTCCGGGCCTCAAGGCCAATAAATTCGACGGTGTGATCTCTTCGATGACCGTCACCCAGGCCCGCGAAAAAGTCATCGACTTCTCCAGCGAGCTGTTCTCCGGCCCGACGTCCTTTGTGTCGAAGAAAGGCTCCGGCATCACCACTGACGTCGCTTCGCTGAAAGGCAAAAAAGTCGGTTACGAGCAAGGCACCATCCAGGAAGCCTATGCCAAAGCCGTGCTGGACAAGGCGGGCGTGACCACCCAGGCCTACGCCAACCAGGACCAGGTGTATGCCGACCTGACCTCCGGCCGTCTGGACGCCTCGATCCAGGACATGCTGCAAGCCGAACTGGGCTTTTTGAAGTCGCCACAAGGTGCCGACTACGAAGTCAGCAAGCCGGTTGATGATCCTCTGCTGCCAGCCAAGACAGCTGTCGGTATCTCGAAAGGTAACAAAGACCTGAAAGCACTTCTGGATAAAGGTATCAAAGCGTTACACGACGATGGCACCTACGCCACCATTCAGAAGAAACACTTTGGCGATCTGAATCTGTACAGCGGCAAATAA
- a CDS encoding ABC transporter permease, protein MFENLLQNLGLSAFSLKGFGPLLLEGTWMTIKLSVLSLLVAVLLGLLGATAKLSKVKLLRVPAQLYTTLIRGVPDLVLMLLIFYSLQTWLTSFTDFMEWEYIEINPFSAGVITLGFIYGAYFTETFRGAILAVPRGQVEAATAYGLKRGQRFRFVVFPQMMRFALPGIGNNWMVMLKATALVSIIGLADLVKAAQDAGKSTYQLFYFLVLAALIYLLITSASNFVLRRLERRYAAGSREAVR, encoded by the coding sequence ATGTTCGAAAACCTCTTACAAAATCTGGGGCTCTCAGCCTTCAGCCTCAAGGGCTTCGGTCCGTTGCTGTTGGAAGGCACCTGGATGACCATCAAATTATCGGTGCTGTCGCTGTTGGTGGCCGTATTGCTCGGCCTGCTGGGCGCCACTGCCAAACTGTCCAAGGTCAAACTGCTGCGCGTGCCGGCCCAGCTCTACACCACGCTGATTCGCGGGGTGCCGGACCTGGTGCTGATGCTGCTGATTTTCTACAGCCTGCAAACCTGGCTGACCTCGTTCACCGATTTCATGGAATGGGAATACATCGAGATCAACCCGTTCAGCGCCGGGGTCATTACCCTGGGCTTCATTTACGGCGCGTACTTCACCGAGACTTTTCGCGGGGCGATCCTTGCCGTGCCGCGTGGTCAGGTTGAAGCCGCCACCGCCTATGGCCTCAAACGCGGCCAGCGCTTCCGGTTTGTGGTGTTCCCGCAAATGATGCGCTTCGCCCTGCCGGGCATCGGCAACAACTGGATGGTGATGCTCAAGGCCACTGCACTGGTGTCGATCATCGGCCTGGCCGATCTGGTCAAGGCTGCCCAGGACGCGGGCAAGAGCACCTACCAACTGTTTTATTTCCTGGTGCTGGCAGCGCTGATTTACCTGCTGATTACCAGTGCTTCCAACTTCGTCCTGCGCAGGCTTGAACGCCGTTACGCTGCCGGCTCCCGGGAGGCCGTACGATGA
- a CDS encoding ABC transporter ATP-binding protein, translating to MYKLTIEGLHKSYGDHQVLKGVSLKAKTGDVISLIGASGSGKSTFLRCINFLEQPNDGAMSLDGQNIRMISDRHGMHVADPDELQRIRTRLAMVFQHFNLWSHMTVLENITMAPRRVLGCSKEEAEDRARRYLDKVGLAARVADQYPAFLSGGQQQRVAIARALAMEPEVMLFDEPTSALDPELVGEVLRVIQGLAEEGRTMIMVTHEMSFARKVSSQVLFLHQGLVEEEGAPEDVLGNPKSERLKQFLSGNLK from the coding sequence ATGTACAAACTGACCATCGAAGGCCTGCATAAAAGCTATGGCGATCATCAGGTGCTCAAAGGCGTTTCGCTCAAGGCCAAAACCGGCGACGTGATCAGCCTGATCGGCGCCAGCGGCTCGGGTAAAAGCACCTTTTTGCGCTGCATCAACTTTCTCGAACAACCCAATGACGGTGCGATGAGCCTCGACGGCCAGAACATCCGCATGATCAGCGACCGGCACGGCATGCACGTGGCCGACCCGGACGAACTGCAACGCATCCGCACGCGCCTGGCGATGGTGTTCCAGCATTTCAACCTGTGGAGCCACATGACCGTGCTGGAAAACATCACCATGGCCCCGCGCCGGGTGCTGGGTTGCAGCAAGGAGGAAGCCGAGGACCGCGCCCGGCGTTATCTGGACAAGGTCGGCCTGGCGGCGCGAGTGGCGGATCAGTACCCGGCGTTCCTCTCCGGCGGCCAGCAACAACGGGTAGCCATTGCCCGGGCGTTGGCCATGGAACCGGAAGTGATGCTGTTCGACGAACCGACCTCGGCGCTCGATCCGGAGTTGGTCGGTGAAGTGCTGAGAGTGATTCAGGGCCTGGCCGAAGAAGGCCGGACCATGATCATGGTGACCCACGAAATGAGCTTCGCCCGTAAAGTGTCGAGTCAGGTGTTGTTCCTGCACCAGGGCCTGGTGGAAGAAGAAGGCGCACCGGAAGATGTGCTGGGCAATCCGAAGAGCGAACGCCTCAAGCAGTTCCTGAGTGGTAATCTCAAGTAA